The Bacillus sp. Marseille-Q1617 genome has a segment encoding these proteins:
- a CDS encoding MerR family DNA-binding transcriptional regulator — translation MKYCSITVTSAKFNIPEPTLRYYEKKGLLPLMERDEAGRRLFSERSVLASFLFIRHSFFNVV, via the coding sequence ATGAAATATTGTTCAATAACCGTAACTTCAGCCAAATTCAATATTCCAGAACCAACATTACGTTATTATGAAAAAAAAGGATTACTACCACTAATGGAGCGTGATGAAGCTGGTAGGCGGTTATTTTCAGAACGCTCAGTATTGGCGAGTTTTCTTTTTATACGCCATTCCTTCTTCAATGTAGTGTAG